TACAGATGTGGGACATTTACTGTATGACATGCAATGCCACGTTAGATGGACAACCTGATGGTGTACTTTGCCTTCATTACCTCATAGATAGGAATCAGCAGCGCTTACTTGCTGGATATTTGGATGGTGCTGCAAAGGTATTACATGTGGTTTGTTCAAAATAGAGTAATGCACTCTTTCTATCTGCATCCTAAGTTGTTTTCTTGTTTCTTTGGTCGATATAAGATTTGGGATCCGGAGAAAGAATGTTGTGTTAGTGCGGATGGAGGGATTGCAAAGAGTGTCAATGCTCTTTGTTGGCACCCCGAACTTCGTGTAGTAATTACAGGTTCACTTGATGGCACAGTCCAAATCTGGAAGTCCACTAAACCTGGATACAGGTACTGCTTTCTACTTGTACTCATACTTGTCTACTTGTACTCATACTTGCTGACTCATACTTGTCTAGTTGGTATATATATACTGTCCA
This Triticum dicoccoides isolate Atlit2015 ecotype Zavitan unplaced genomic scaffold, WEW_v2.0 scaffold192565, whole genome shotgun sequence DNA region includes the following protein-coding sequences:
- the LOC119344915 gene encoding coatomer subunit beta'-1-like — translated: MWDIYCMTCNATLDGQPDGVLCLHYLIDRNQQRLLAGYLDGAAKIWDPEKECCVSADGGIAKSVNALCWHPELRVVITGSLDGTVQIWKSTKPGYRLENIIGFNLGAVNAIGYIQGLT